The genomic region GGCGGATCGGACGGACTGATAGCGAACAGCGGGATGACGTCGCCGGTGAAGATGGCGCGGTCACAGAGCGTACTCCGGATCTCGGGGAGCGCGCCGTCGGCCCGCGGCTCGGACGCACCGGCACGGTATCGCAGTCGGACGTCCGACGCGGGTTCGATCCGCGCCGGTTCGATGGTGACGGACTCGCCGAGTTCCACGCCGGCGTTTTTCCGGAGGACTTCGTCCATGTAGATCCGGCCGGAGTGCCAGTCGTCGGGGTCTGAGTGTTCGACGCGAGCGTAGGTGATTTCGGTGCCCTGAATCTCGATCGGGTCTCCGGGGCGCTGTCCGATGTGTAACAGCGACGGGGCACCGACGAGCGCGGACTGGCCCCGCCCCTCGGCGAGCGGGCGATTTTCGACTTTGAGTCTGACACCCCGACGTCGACGTGATCGAATCCGGCTACTGGTCATAATTAGAATACAACCATTCGGTTACACATCCGTTATTGGGGAGGTCGTCAGGCACCCACAAAATATTTTCTCCAAGTAATAGATAGAGGACACAACCATCGCCGAACTCGCGTTTCGGGCGCGACGGCCTCGACCGGAGCGCCGCTTTCGCGGGCATCATTCGGTCCGATAGAACTCGGGAGAGTAGCTTTCTCACGCGGCCGAAGGGACCATTTCAACTCCAGTGTTTCTGCCCCAAAACCCCCGGATGGAAAGGGTATCGGCAGTCGAAACCGTTCGGGCCTGCTAAATTACCTGGAATATTACCATATGTCCACACTACGGGGACACTCGTTGGTATTTATACCTGTCAGTATACGTCAAATATAGATTATATAGTGCTACATAGCCACATTCATTATCCCCAGCGATAATAATTCGGGTCCCGATTCCGGGAGCGGCGAGATCGGGAGGTGATCCGATGCAATGTGTAGTGTGTAGTGAGGCGAGTTCGTACAATCGGGCCGTCATCGACGTGGTGAACGAGTCGGAACTGGGTGCGCTGTGTCCGGCGTGTGAAGACGAACAGTTCGGGCGGAGTCTCGAAACCGGCGACTGGACGGACGAGGACTGTGCACTGTGTACCCGGGACGGGTTCTACGCGTTACCGGAGTGGCGAGCGTACGTCGTCGAGATCGACGGGAAACGGATCGCTCGATCCGAATACTCCCTCGAACCCCCGGTCCCGCACCTCTGTGACGTTCACTTTACGGAGATCACCGGTGAGACGTCGAGTCGAACCGTGACGCCGGCAGTACCGTCATCACAGTAACTATGAAGTGCCTGTCCTGTGGCCTGGAGGCGGGGTTTCGACGACTCGTCGTGCACACCGATTCCCTGGAGAAACACGGGAGCCTCTGTTCGAGCTGTGAATCGAAACTGCAGCGGCTGGGGGTGACCGACGACGCCGACGATCCGGAGCACGGCGACCAGTGCGTCCAGTGCCGCAGAACAGGCGTGTTCGCGTTGCCGGAGATGCAGCTATCCGTCGACGAAGAGACCGACGGCGACGAGATTCTGTACGAATACGAGATCGTCGAGGGGACGCCACGGCTCTGTACGGATCACCTCGAATCGCTCCTGCAGGAACCGCGGCAGGTCGACCCGCTGAACATGCTCGACGACAGAATCTGAGAGGGTTTCAGCAGAGGGCTCCGGTCTCCAGGCGGTCCGCGTCGTCGCTGTTTCACTCCGCCGTCGCGGGCCGTGCGGTGAACTCTCGCCAGTACGAGACCACCCAGTACCCGAGCCCGGTGCCGATCAGTCCGGCCGCGAGGAAGTAGATCACCAGCTGTGACCCGAAGACGCGGTCCGGATACCGGATCGCGTAGACGATCCCCTCGCCGGTCAGTCCGAGCAGTACGAACCCGAGCAGGGAGATGCCGACGGACCCGAGCATCGCCGTCACGCCGTCGGCGTCGTACGTGATGAGACCGAACATCGAGGCGACGAAGACGACGGCCATGCCGAGCACGTACACCGGGAGCCGCGACTGTGTCGCCACGAGCGCACCGGAGAGCAGTCCCAGACCCCCGACGAAGCTCGTGGTGAAGACCAGCGAGCTCACGAGAACGAACAGCACGGTCTGTTCCGCGAAACTCAGATCGGGGAGCGAGACCATGGCGGACTCTCTCGCGTTCGGCGCAAAAATCTACTGGCGGTGAGAGGTCGTTCGACTGAACCGTCCACTCGACCGTCGTATCGGTCAGAAGGCATTTACTCGAACGCTCCATAGGGACGGGAGATGACCGACCCTCCGGAGGAGATCACGGTTACCGTCGACGGAGGGACACTGCCGGTCGTCGACCTCCTGACCGGCCGGGGATTCATCACCGGCAAGTCGGGGTCGGGAAAGTCGATGACGGCGAGCGTTATCGTGGAGGAACTGCTCGAACACGACCTGAGTTTTCTCATCGTCGACACCGACGGCGAGTACTACGGGCTGAAAGAGCAGTACGAGGTCCTCCACGTCGGCGCCGACGACACCTGTGACGCGACGGTCGGTATCGAACACGCCGAATTACTCGCCACGCTGGCGCTGGAAGAGGACGTCCCGATCGTTCTGGACGTCTCGGGCTACCTCGACGAAGCGCGGGTCAACGACCTCCTCGAAGCCGTCGTCCGGGAACTGTTCGTCCGGGAGAAGAAACTGAAGCAACCGTTCCTCCTCTTCGTCGAGGAGGCACACGAGTACCTCCCCGAATCCGGCGGCCTCGACGACCTCGGTGAACGGTTGCTCCAGGTCGCAAAGCGCGGCCGTAAGCGGGGCCTCGGGATCTGTGCCATCTCGCAGCGGCCGGCGGCGGTCGACAAGGACTACATCACCCAGTGTAACTGGATCGTCTGGCACCGACTCACCTGGAACAACGACACCGACGTCGTCCGGCGGATCATCGACGCGGACGCCGCCGAGAGCGTCGAGACGCTCGAGAACGGTGAAGCGATCCTCATGACCGACTGGGACGAACGGGTCCGGCGCGTGCAGTTCCGCATGCGCGAGACCGTCGACGTCGGCCAGACGCCCGACTTCTCGGAGGCGTCGGTGCCCGACCTGAAACCGATCGACTCCTCGATCGTCGACCGGATCGAGGCGGTCAGTCCGTGGGACACGGCGGGCGAACCGGACACGGGCGAACCGGCGAACTCGGACGACGGGTCGGATAGCTCCGACGAACACGACGACGCGGGAACGGAGACGGAGACACAGACGGAGTCGGACGGGTCGACGGGGACCGCCGACGATTCGCGGACGTCGACCCGGTCGGCGACGGATTCGAACCACGGAACTGCAGCGGGTTCGAACCACGGGACGCGCGACCACCTGTTGCTCGAACTCGGCGACATGATGGTGTACCTC from Halorientalis sp. IM1011 harbors:
- a CDS encoding ATP-binding protein translates to MTDPPEEITVTVDGGTLPVVDLLTGRGFITGKSGSGKSMTASVIVEELLEHDLSFLIVDTDGEYYGLKEQYEVLHVGADDTCDATVGIEHAELLATLALEEDVPIVLDVSGYLDEARVNDLLEAVVRELFVREKKLKQPFLLFVEEAHEYLPESGGLDDLGERLLQVAKRGRKRGLGICAISQRPAAVDKDYITQCNWIVWHRLTWNNDTDVVRRIIDADAAESVETLENGEAILMTDWDERVRRVQFRMRETVDVGQTPDFSEASVPDLKPIDSSIVDRIEAVSPWDTAGEPDTGEPANSDDGSDSSDEHDDAGTETETQTESDGSTGTADDSRTSTRSATDSNHGTAAGSNHGTRDHLLLELGDMMVYLFGVLHSKGVRVTDSVRHRIRSTAGPESSGRTASTARTGPLSHRLLFVALAVLGVLLVAVLIL